The DNA region TTAGATGTGTGATTGTAGTGAGGGAGTCCCTAACAtgagaaggacatggacctaTTAGAGTGCCTTCCAGTGCCTACAGGGGCTGGCcagggactttggacaagggcatggatgacaggacaagggggaatggcttccagctgacagagggcaggtttaAATTAGGTATTgaggagaaattcttccctgtgagggtggtgtggccctggcacaggctgcccacagAAGTTGGGATGATGTctgtgcccatggcaagggCTGGAACAAGGTGATCTtgaaggttccttccaacccaacccatcctgtgattctgtggttgtAGTTAGGAACTTCCTGAAACCATactcacttttaaaaatgtgacaTAGAGTTTTATGTATGTCATAAAACTGACAGAGGGAAACAGTCACTGCCTAGGACTGAAATTGTTGTGACACTCCTGGTGATGGTGTGCTGTGCCTCATGGAAGAATGCACTGACAGTGACTGCTGTATTTTTGTCTTGCAGATTTGCAGGAACCTTATGCTAATAaaataagaagagaaaaatgacgTTAAGGAAAGGTATGTGTATATGTGCTTGTCTGATTTTATATCTTTTGTATCTGAGTTTCTCAGTTGTTTTCTGGTTATATTgataaagatttttcttcttaattttcaGTGAACATTTCTATCCTTATAGTGGCTGTTGTCATATTTTTGCTGGTTATTCACCATAACTTCCTAAGCCTCAGTGACTTCTTGAGACGGGAATTGTcaggtttgttgggttttattttaattttaaatatatatatatatatatatatatatatatatatatatatatacatatacacatatatatatttaagatTTGGTGGGGAAACACCTGCTCTGGCCAGACAGAACCTACCATGTGGTTTGAGTGAATGGGAGGGGAAAGTTAATGAGGTTATAGGTGTGCCAGAGGGGACCAAAGGCAAGTGCAGACTACTGTCACTCAGCCTTTTAAGACCTTGTGCTGTGTGTGAATATGTGTGGTTAAATGTGTGCAGTTTTCTGTAAATGTGTTATTCTATTCATTAGCTTCTCAGATTCTCAAAAGCTGATGCTCTGAGTGTTTGATACTGGCTCACTGTAATCCACACCTCAGCTCAGACATCCAAGTGTGTAGCAGAAATAATTGAAGTGTTGGGAATTTTAGTGTggtaataataatatataataataaaaacgTATGCAATTTTTACTCCACAGATCCAAGTCCCTTAGGACTTCAGCCTATAGATTtcattcctgcagctccccagaggCTGGCAGATGAGAGGAATGACCAGGAGATTCCTGTGGTCATTGCAGCCTCAGATGAGAGGCTCGGAGGTGCAATTGCAGCCATGAACAGCATTTACCAGAACACCAGAGCCAACGTGGTTTTCCACATTGTTACTTTGAATGATACTGTGGATCACTTGAGGTAATGACCTTTTCTTTGGGTTCCCACAGCACGGTGAACTCTGTATTTCTGAGAGGAGAGCAAGCTGCCTTTCCCTGGAGCTGTACTCCCCTAACTCCCCGTCCCAGCAGCTTTttgacagagctgctgtgggagtcCCACCATTCCTCCTGGTCAGGTTTCAGGGACGGAAAAGAAATATCTTTTCCAATGGGCTTATATCTAACCAGTGAGGATTTTGTTGGTGGAAGGGTTGTAAAAGGTACTTTTACACTTCATCTGAGCAATTCAAATGCTGGCAATCATGTTTCTCCATTTTTGTAGATTGTTCTTTGATCCTGTTATTCTAATCCCCTTCTGTCCACACTGACGGTTTTGGGAAGGACCTGTGATAACAGGAGTGTGTATTTCTGATAAAGCAAGAAGTGACCTCGTACCTTTCACATGGCCCAGGTGTGCAGTTGCTGACCCTGGACTTGCCCCTGTGGCCACCCAGGACAGCGCTGATGTCAGCATCAATTACATCCCAGATGTGTTTGTTGGGCAGGGAAGTGAGTGGCCACATCCAGATCTGTGTCGCTGTTAGCTGggtctcctgcttttcccttgaTTTTGTCTCATCTAACAAGATCTGTGCCTTTCTCCTGCTGGCAGGATGTGGCTGAGGAGCCCTCCTCTGAAAAACATCAGATACCGAATTCTGGATTTCGACCCTCGTGTCTTAGAAGGCAAAGTACAAGTGGATCCCCAAAAGGCAGATGCCTTCAAACCAGTGAGGATGATGCTGATTACTTTTTGCAATTAGTAGTTAATAACATTATATTTTGATGTTGGCTTTTGAACCCAGCTGGAGATCCAAACCAATTCTGTTAGCATAGAAGGAATCTTTCATAATAAAATCCCTAAATTTCAGTAAAACTAAATATCTAGATAGTGAGAGATGGATTTGAATATCTACCTATGCACGCCTAGGATAATTTTTTGCTGCTAGTCACAGTGAAGCACCATAGCTGGCATGTCAATCATGCCAACACCTCAGAAATACTGCAGATCTATGTGGAGAAATAATAAATTCTTACATAGACCAGTTTCAAAGTTAGTTTATCAATCCATACATTCATGGTAAACCAGGAATTGATGGAacctatttattttaaaatttatttttgtaggATATTGCTGCCTATTTTACTTTCTCTATAGAAGTTGTCTTGGACATTAATGCCATAGATAAGTGCCAGAAAAATCAGTCAATTTCACATTTATTTggacatattttaaatttaattctcCACTTCTCTTACTTTGCTGTTCTCACAGTTAACATTTGCAAGATTCTACTTGCCCAGCTTTGTACCTCATGCAGAGAAGGTCATCTATGTGGATGATGATGTAATAGTGCAAGGTATGGGACCTTTGTTAGCTGCCACTGGCCTTATGCTGAGGTCAGTATCTTATCTCTCACAGAACCCAAACATTTCTGTACAAACTTTGTAAATATGAGTGGATTTGGATAAACTCAATAGCTTTATCTGCTGTAACAATGGACTGAACAAAGCCTAACTTGGCACTTAGTCAGGATTGCTTTTGATTTTCTTGTACTTGCTTCCATTTTCCAGATGATATTGTTGAACTTTACAACAACCCATTGAAACCTGGACATGCAGCTGCATTTTCAGATGACTGTGACTCAACCAGTAGTAAAGTTGCTGTCCGTGGAGCAGGCAATCAGGTTAGTTTTAGTCTTGTTCAGTGATAACAGTACTGTAGATCTCAGGCATTTGGGAATGCTCCAAATGCTGAAACCTAAACATGTGACTGTCCCTGCCCAAACCAATTTTACAAATGGGACCTGCAGTTTCTGTTCAGGCACAGTAAATTACCTGGAATTTTTGCTGTGCTTTACAATGAGAGCAATTCTTGTGGAACAGCAGGAGGTCTGAGGACATTGGAGGgacaatttttcatttctgaatgTATAAAAGGTACTTTATCTGAGACTGGTACCATATTAATAATATGGTATTATTAAGATGATGCAGCATTCCTTAAAATATGTAGTCTATataatcatatttttaaaacattacaCCTCTTAAGGTTGCCTTTCTATCATTTTAAAGGAAGGGATATTTACTATAACAACTTCAACTTACACCTGTCTGCTGTGAGTTgtgcagcatttttctttagGAACTTCCCCATACATTTTAAGCTAATTTCTACTCTCTTTCCCCCCGCCTCCAGTATAATTACATTGGGTTTTTAGattacaaaaaagaaacaatccGAAAGCTTGCCATGAAAGCCAACACCTGCTCTTTCAATCCCGGAGTTTTTGTTGCTAATCTGACTGAATGGAAATTACAGAACATCACAAAACAACTGGAGAAGTGGATGGCACTTAATGTGGTGTAAGTACCCCAGGCTAggggtgccagcagctcacggCTTGGGTTCTGCTGGTGGCATTTCCCTTTTGAACGGAGGGCTGTGTGTGTATCTCTGCTGCAAGTGAAAAATCAGCTGATCAACATCCTTTCAACTTCCAGAGAGGAGCTCTACAGTAAGACTCTGGCTGGCAGCATCACAACACCTCCACTGCTAATTGTGTTTTACAAGCAGCATTCCAGTATTGATCCCATGTGGAACGTCCGACATCTTGGTATGTATGAAGCATTTGTGATGCTGCTCCCCCAGGGTGTTTTTCTGGGTCTGTAGCTGGACATCTTGTTGATGATGTAGCAAAGTGAGCTTTTATTCTCCTATTCTGTCCTTTGTTCTTTAGGAAAAACAGCTTTGCAGTTCCATCTTGGGGCTTGTGGGCCTGAGTCTTTCTCAAGCTGCTGACTTACTCAAAATCCTTCTCGTTTTTCACAAATATATTGTATCTGATTTGATCCAAGGTGTTTCTTCCAAAACTTTTGAGAAGGGCAGACATTCATGTTTGTTCTACTGGTGAgaccccagtgctgggagagctTTTTCAGGTTATGTTTCTGATGAACAATACATAGGCTGCTGAATTCATCTGGGTGTTAAGTGGGTCTTAAAGAACTTGGAAGTTAAGGCAGTGT from Haemorhous mexicanus isolate bHaeMex1 chromosome 11, bHaeMex1.pri, whole genome shotgun sequence includes:
- the GLT8D1 gene encoding glycosyltransferase 8 domain-containing protein 1 encodes the protein MTLRKVNISILIVAVVIFLLVIHHNFLSLSDFLRRELSDPSPLGLQPIDFIPAAPQRLADERNDQEIPVVIAASDERLGGAIAAMNSIYQNTRANVVFHIVTLNDTVDHLRMWLRSPPLKNIRYRILDFDPRVLEGKVQVDPQKADAFKPLTFARFYLPSFVPHAEKVIYVDDDVIVQDDIVELYNNPLKPGHAAAFSDDCDSTSSKVAVRGAGNQYNYIGFLDYKKETIRKLAMKANTCSFNPGVFVANLTEWKLQNITKQLEKWMALNVVEELYSKTLAGSITTPPLLIVFYKQHSSIDPMWNVRHLGSSAGKRYSPQFVEAAKLLHWNGHFKPWGRTASYAEVWEKWYVPDPAGKFNLIRRHSEAYEAK